In Sideroxyarcus emersonii, one DNA window encodes the following:
- a CDS encoding CheR family methyltransferase — translation MSSAHPREFQFTDHDFQRIRKLIHEHAGIALGENKQELVYSRLARRLRATGITSFADYLDRLQRGDGAEWEAFTNSLTTNLTSFFREPHHFPLLAEHLRKQDAGRPLVLWCSACSTGEEAYSMAMTAVETLGGYEHPVHIIASDLDTRVLQTAREGRYKADAVSRLPAHQIERFFVRGSGDHAGDMQVRPELQKMIDFRRINLLDAAWPVHPPLDVIFCRNVMIYFDKATQLSILKKFAPLLRDDGLLFAGHSENFYHAAAWFKLRGHTVYELADQARSG, via the coding sequence ATGAGCAGCGCACATCCACGCGAGTTCCAATTCACCGATCACGATTTTCAGCGCATCCGCAAGCTGATCCACGAGCACGCCGGCATCGCGCTGGGCGAGAACAAGCAGGAACTGGTGTATAGCCGTCTGGCGCGGCGTTTGCGAGCCACCGGGATCACAAGTTTCGCCGATTACCTGGACCGCCTGCAGCGCGGCGACGGTGCCGAGTGGGAGGCATTCACCAATTCGCTCACGACCAACCTCACCTCGTTCTTCCGCGAGCCCCATCACTTCCCCTTGCTGGCCGAACACCTGCGCAAACAGGACGCCGGTCGTCCGCTGGTGTTGTGGTGCTCAGCCTGTTCCACCGGCGAAGAAGCCTACTCGATGGCGATGACGGCGGTGGAAACGCTGGGGGGGTACGAGCATCCGGTGCACATCATCGCTTCCGACCTGGATACCAGGGTGCTGCAAACGGCGCGCGAAGGGCGTTACAAGGCCGATGCCGTGAGCAGGCTGCCCGCGCACCAGATCGAACGTTTCTTCGTGCGCGGCAGCGGCGACCATGCCGGCGATATGCAGGTGCGGCCGGAATTGCAGAAGATGATCGATTTCCGCCGCATCAACCTGCTGGATGCGGCGTGGCCTGTCCATCCGCCGCTGGATGTGATTTTCTGCCGCAATGTGATGATCTATTTCGACAAGGCCACGCAGCTTTCCATCCTGAAGAAGTTCGCGCCGCTGTTGCGCGACGATGGCCTGCTGTTTGCCGGCCATTCCGAAAATTTCTACCATGCCGCCGCCTGGTTCAAGTTGCGCGGGCACACCGTCTACGAACTGGCGGACCAGGCCAGGAGCGGATGA
- a CDS encoding CheB methylesterase domain-containing protein: MSGKVIVVGSSTGGTEALKVFLSGMPAHAPAILIAQHMPELFTRSFAERLDHLSAMQVREAEHHEEIVAGRAYLAPGHSHLLLEQVAGKYRTVLSRDPPVNRHRPSVEVLFLSAARHLGAHAVGVMLTGMGKDGAAAMLKMKQAGAYNFAQDEATCVVFGMPREAIALGAVDEVVPLPRMAERVLAHIALAG, from the coding sequence ATGTCCGGCAAGGTCATCGTGGTCGGTTCGTCCACCGGCGGCACCGAAGCGCTCAAGGTGTTCCTGTCCGGCATGCCCGCGCACGCACCAGCCATCCTCATTGCCCAGCACATGCCTGAGTTGTTCACCAGATCCTTTGCCGAGCGGCTGGATCACCTGAGTGCGATGCAGGTACGGGAAGCGGAACACCATGAAGAGATCGTGGCAGGACGCGCCTATCTGGCACCCGGCCATTCGCACCTGCTGCTGGAACAGGTGGCCGGGAAATACCGTACCGTACTCAGCCGCGATCCCCCCGTGAACCGCCATCGCCCGTCGGTCGAGGTGCTCTTCCTGTCCGCGGCCAGGCATCTCGGTGCGCATGCCGTCGGCGTGATGCTGACCGGCATGGGCAAGGATGGCGCCGCGGCGATGCTGAAGATGAAACAAGCGGGCGCTTACAATTTTGCCCAGGATGAAGCGACTTGCGTGGTGTTCGGCATGCCGCGCGAAGCCATCGCACTCGGTGCGGTGGACGAGGTCGTGCCCCTGCCCAGGATGGCCGAACGCGTGCTGGCACACATCGCGCTCGCCGGATAG
- the flhA gene encoding flagellar biosynthesis protein FlhA yields the protein MDILETLKAAMMRGGVRGLAGPILIVMILSMMVLPLPPFLLDILFTFNIAMAIMVLLVAMNTTKPLDFAVFPTVLLISTLLRLSLNVASTRVVLLQGHTGPDAAGKVIESFGHFLVGGNYAVGIVVFVILVVINFVVITKGAGRIAEVGARFTLDAMPGKQMAIDADLNAGLIGEDVARKRRAEIAQEADFYGAMDGASKFVRGDAVAGIIIMLVNVVGGLVIGVVQHDLDIAAAAKNYTLLTIGDGLVAQIPALVISTAAGMVVSRVSSEDNIGQQLTKQLIASPQVLVLTAAIIGMLGMIPGMPHFAFLLLAGALGWFAFFLLQRSREAEAKAAEVANPVLAQSTEAPEASWEDVAQVDVLGLEVGYRLISLVDKAQDGDLLRRIKGIRKKFTQDMGFLPPAVHIRDNLDLRPNGYRITLKGAEIGSGEAYPNMFLAINPGQVSGTLPGAQTKDPAFGLPAVWVDGSVREQAQAMGYTVVDAGTVVATHMSHLIHTHAAELLGRQELQQLLDHLGKFAPKLTEDLVPKLLPLATVQKVMQNLLDEGMHIRDMRTILETLAEHAPQTQDTAVLTGLVRVALGPAIVQQFYPSAQELQVIGMDKELEYVLAQALQAGGSAIEPSLASTLLREARSAAQTQEQMGLPTVLLVPGHIRDLLARFLKRSLPQLRVISQEEVPGFKTVRFTSMVGGRA from the coding sequence ATGGATATCCTGGAAACGTTGAAAGCCGCGATGATGCGCGGCGGGGTGCGCGGTCTGGCAGGCCCAATCCTGATCGTGATGATCCTGTCGATGATGGTGCTGCCGCTGCCGCCGTTCCTGCTCGATATCCTGTTCACCTTCAACATCGCCATGGCCATCATGGTGCTGCTGGTGGCCATGAACACCACCAAGCCGCTCGATTTCGCCGTGTTCCCCACCGTGCTGCTGATTTCGACGCTGCTGCGCCTGTCGCTCAACGTCGCCTCCACCCGCGTGGTGCTGCTGCAGGGCCACACCGGCCCGGATGCGGCCGGCAAGGTGATCGAGTCGTTCGGCCATTTCCTGGTCGGCGGCAACTACGCCGTCGGCATCGTGGTGTTCGTCATCCTGGTGGTCATCAACTTCGTGGTCATCACCAAGGGTGCCGGGCGTATCGCCGAAGTGGGCGCGCGTTTCACCCTGGATGCGATGCCCGGCAAGCAGATGGCCATCGATGCCGACCTCAATGCCGGCCTGATCGGCGAAGATGTGGCGCGCAAGCGCCGTGCCGAGATCGCGCAGGAAGCCGACTTCTACGGTGCGATGGACGGTGCATCCAAGTTCGTGCGAGGGGATGCCGTGGCGGGCATCATCATCATGCTCGTCAACGTGGTCGGGGGGCTGGTCATCGGCGTGGTGCAGCACGACCTGGACATCGCCGCCGCCGCCAAGAATTACACCCTGCTGACCATCGGCGACGGGCTGGTGGCCCAGATCCCCGCGCTGGTGATCTCCACTGCTGCCGGCATGGTGGTGAGCCGTGTTTCCAGCGAGGACAACATCGGCCAGCAGCTGACCAAGCAACTGATCGCCAGCCCGCAAGTGCTGGTGCTGACGGCCGCTATCATCGGCATGCTCGGCATGATTCCCGGCATGCCGCACTTCGCATTCCTGCTGCTGGCGGGTGCGCTGGGCTGGTTCGCCTTCTTCCTGCTGCAGCGGAGCAGGGAGGCGGAAGCAAAGGCGGCTGAGGTGGCGAACCCGGTTCTCGCGCAAAGTACCGAAGCGCCCGAAGCCAGCTGGGAGGATGTGGCGCAGGTGGACGTGCTGGGCCTGGAGGTCGGCTATCGCCTGATCTCGCTGGTGGACAAGGCGCAGGACGGCGACCTGCTGCGGCGCATCAAGGGCATCCGCAAGAAGTTCACCCAGGATATGGGATTCCTGCCGCCCGCCGTGCACATCCGCGACAACCTCGACCTGCGCCCGAACGGCTACCGCATCACGCTGAAGGGCGCGGAGATCGGCAGCGGCGAGGCCTATCCCAATATGTTCCTGGCGATCAACCCCGGCCAGGTGAGCGGGACTTTGCCGGGTGCGCAGACCAAAGACCCGGCGTTCGGGCTGCCTGCCGTCTGGGTGGACGGATCCGTGCGCGAACAGGCGCAAGCCATGGGCTACACCGTCGTCGATGCCGGTACCGTGGTGGCGACGCACATGAGCCATCTGATCCATACCCATGCGGCCGAACTGCTGGGACGCCAGGAACTGCAGCAGCTGCTGGACCATCTGGGCAAGTTCGCCCCCAAGCTGACCGAAGACCTCGTGCCCAAACTGTTGCCGCTGGCGACGGTGCAGAAGGTCATGCAGAACCTGCTGGACGAAGGCATGCATATCCGCGACATGCGCACCATCCTGGAGACCTTGGCCGAGCACGCGCCGCAGACCCAGGATACTGCGGTACTGACCGGGCTGGTGCGCGTGGCGCTTGGCCCCGCCATCGTGCAGCAGTTCTATCCCTCGGCGCAGGAACTGCAGGTCATCGGCATGGACAAGGAACTCGAATACGTACTGGCGCAGGCGTTGCAGGCAGGCGGCTCGGCGATCGAGCCCAGCTTGGCCAGCACCCTGCTGCGCGAGGCGCGCAGCGCCGCACAGACGCAGGAGCAGATGGGGCTGCCCACGGTGCTGCTGGTGCCGGGGCATATCCGCGACCTGCTGGCGCGCTTCCTGAAACGTTCGCTGCCGCAGCTGCGGGTGATTTCGCAGGAGGAAGTGCCGGGATTCAAGACGGTAAGGTTCACATCGATGGTGGGAGGTAGGGCATGA
- the flhB gene encoding flagellar biosynthesis protein FlhB, with the protein MAEEDSDLEKTESPSQRRLDQAREEGQVARSRELSTFAVLMAGGAGIWLMGSALSQHLIALIKDGLTLDTNLAFHSELLVPRLHELSMATLLAFLPLLGLLLLVAVSSPLLLNGWLFSLKPLQPNLNKLNPLTGIGRMFSTNSLMELAKAIAKSLVVGLVGAWVIWHNKDAVLQLVSEPLAFAIPHLGSLIWGCFAAIMGGMLLIVAVDVPFQLWEHNKKMKMTKEEVRQEAKETEGDPQVKARIRSMQREMARRRMMAEIPKADVVVTNPTHYSVALKYNDNKMRAPMVVAKGSHLMAAKIKEIARENNVPILEAPPLARALHRHCELGQTIPEALYTAVAEVLAYVYQLRRYKQVGGAYPQEPHELPVPKELDPANAAL; encoded by the coding sequence ATGGCCGAAGAAGACAGTGACCTAGAAAAGACCGAATCGCCCTCGCAACGACGCCTCGACCAGGCGCGCGAAGAAGGGCAGGTCGCGCGTTCGCGCGAGCTGTCCACGTTCGCCGTGCTGATGGCTGGCGGTGCGGGTATCTGGCTGATGGGCTCGGCGTTGTCGCAACATCTGATCGCGTTGATCAAGGATGGGCTGACGCTGGATACCAACCTGGCCTTCCATTCCGAATTGCTGGTGCCGCGCCTGCATGAATTGAGCATGGCGACGCTGCTCGCCTTTTTGCCGCTGCTCGGCCTGCTGTTGCTGGTTGCCGTGTCCTCGCCGCTGTTGCTGAACGGCTGGCTGTTCTCGCTCAAACCCCTGCAGCCCAACCTGAACAAGCTCAATCCGCTGACCGGGATCGGCCGCATGTTCTCCACCAACAGCCTGATGGAACTGGCGAAGGCGATCGCCAAGTCGCTGGTGGTGGGCCTCGTCGGCGCCTGGGTGATCTGGCATAACAAGGACGCGGTGCTGCAACTGGTGAGCGAACCTCTCGCCTTTGCCATCCCGCATCTCGGCAGCCTGATATGGGGCTGCTTTGCCGCCATCATGGGCGGCATGCTGCTGATCGTGGCGGTGGATGTGCCGTTCCAGCTGTGGGAACACAACAAGAAGATGAAGATGACCAAGGAAGAGGTGCGCCAGGAAGCCAAGGAGACCGAGGGCGATCCCCAGGTCAAGGCGCGTATCCGCAGCATGCAGCGCGAGATGGCGCGCCGCCGCATGATGGCGGAGATTCCGAAGGCCGATGTGGTGGTGACCAACCCGACGCACTATTCCGTGGCGCTGAAATACAACGACAACAAGATGCGCGCGCCGATGGTGGTGGCCAAGGGCTCGCATCTGATGGCGGCAAAGATCAAGGAGATCGCCCGGGAAAACAACGTGCCGATACTCGAGGCGCCGCCTCTGGCGCGTGCATTGCACAGGCACTGCGAGCTGGGACAGACCATTCCCGAGGCGCTCTATACCGCGGTCGCCGAAGTGCTGGCCTATGTTTACCAGTTGCGCCGCTACAAGCAGGTCGGCGGCGCCTATCCGCAGGAACCGCACGAATTGCCGGTTCCCAAAGAGCTCGACCCGGCCAACGCCGCGCTGTAG